Proteins co-encoded in one Coriobacterium glomerans PW2 genomic window:
- a CDS encoding ABC transporter ATP-binding protein, whose protein sequence is MGKWRSLLRLMPFVRPYRGRFALGCLGLLAGSLLALPGPLLIGQVTDRVFLGSRSLEQLLVYLAVIAGLYIVGYAVSIATQTAFVRINNLVVNDMRTAVMSKVMDLPMSYLSGVEKGYVQARIQECSSIGTLFTPSVISTFFTVVQATMAIVTMFVLNWMLALVVVGLAPVVLLTSRSSGRALAAGAKENMESTATLNAACFEIVNGIEDIKILNGKAPHLKLFAEKIARLVESGVKLGRMGVVFMGNILLVNNATSLLILFVAGLLILHGQFTVGLFLTFSQYSTQVFSSTTSISTLITFLKPVCLGTERLYELLDMAAEDGPGAHELTEPIRRLDFEDVSFRYGDELPLVLGGVSFSIDAGERVLLQGANGSGKTTILKLLLALYRPTSGRITINGEDSCNLRSADLRRRIAVVSQSIFLFHGTVLDNILLGQQGKTRSDVEALISRLGMERFFSRLADGLDTEITQSSSSVSGGQAQVIALVRALLSDSDVMLLDEPVANVDAEARDLVVGCLERGQFNGMLIVISHQTEGLEFLRRRIRI, encoded by the coding sequence GTGGGGAAATGGCGCAGCTTACTCAGACTCATGCCGTTCGTGCGGCCGTATCGGGGGCGTTTCGCCTTGGGCTGCCTCGGTCTTCTGGCGGGATCGCTGCTCGCGCTGCCGGGTCCGCTGCTCATCGGTCAGGTGACCGACCGGGTCTTTCTCGGAAGCAGGAGTCTGGAGCAGCTTCTGGTCTACCTCGCTGTCATCGCGGGGCTCTACATCGTGGGCTATGCCGTTTCCATTGCGACGCAGACCGCCTTTGTGCGCATCAACAATCTCGTGGTCAACGATATGCGTACGGCGGTCATGAGCAAGGTGATGGATCTGCCGATGAGCTATCTGTCGGGCGTCGAGAAGGGTTACGTGCAGGCAAGGATTCAGGAGTGCTCTTCGATCGGAACGCTGTTCACGCCGAGCGTCATCAGCACCTTTTTCACCGTCGTGCAGGCGACGATGGCGATCGTCACCATGTTCGTGCTCAATTGGATGCTCGCGCTCGTCGTCGTGGGGCTCGCGCCCGTGGTCCTGCTCACGTCGCGCTCCTCGGGCCGTGCTCTGGCGGCCGGTGCCAAGGAGAACATGGAGTCGACCGCGACGCTCAATGCGGCCTGTTTCGAGATCGTGAACGGCATCGAGGACATCAAGATCCTGAACGGCAAGGCACCTCATTTGAAGCTGTTCGCCGAGAAGATCGCCCGGCTGGTGGAAAGCGGTGTAAAGCTGGGCAGGATGGGCGTCGTGTTCATGGGCAACATCTTGCTCGTGAACAACGCGACCTCTCTGCTGATCCTGTTCGTCGCTGGTCTGCTGATCTTGCACGGACAGTTCACCGTCGGTCTGTTTCTGACCTTTTCCCAGTACAGCACCCAGGTGTTCTCGAGCACGACGAGCATAAGCACGCTGATCACGTTTCTGAAGCCGGTGTGCTTGGGCACCGAACGCCTCTACGAGCTACTCGATATGGCGGCAGAGGACGGGCCCGGCGCCCACGAGCTCACAGAGCCGATCCGTCGCCTCGACTTCGAGGATGTGAGCTTCCGCTACGGTGATGAGCTGCCGCTGGTGCTCGGTGGCGTCAGCTTCTCGATCGACGCCGGCGAGCGGGTGCTGCTGCAGGGTGCGAATGGCTCGGGCAAGACGACGATCCTGAAGCTGCTGCTCGCGCTCTACCGACCGACCTCCGGGCGCATCACGATCAACGGCGAGGACTCCTGCAATCTGCGCTCGGCGGATCTCAGAAGAAGGATCGCCGTGGTCTCTCAGAGCATCTTTCTTTTCCATGGTACGGTGCTTGACAACATATTGCTCGGACAGCAGGGCAAGACGCGCTCCGATGTCGAGGCGCTCATCTCCCGACTCGGCATGGAGCGCTTCTTCTCACGACTGGCAGACGGGCTTGACACCGAGATCACGCAGAGCTCATCGAGCGTGTCCGGAGGGCAGGCCCAGGTCATAGCGCTGGTCCGCGCACTGCTTTCCGACAGCGACGTCATGCTGCTTGATGAGCCGGTGGCCAATGTCGACGCGGAGGCGCGCGATCTTGTGGTCGGCTGTCTTGAACGAGGTCAGTTCAACGGGATGCTCATCGTCATCTCGCACCAGACCGAGGGACTGGAGTTCCTGAGGCGACGGATCCGGATCTGA
- a CDS encoding ABC-2 transporter permease — protein sequence MTLCRSSLKSLIWSGVFTMVLWIILFRSLVVSVSAVAFVFLVTIISSAATNDEKTGWSAYRMTLPVSRRDVVLGRYAALLLMSLLLALVPSALAALIAVVSSTIPLPGPLADVLSLDKNPLIALFAVGGVCFAFGTVTISVSLPAFFKFGLSKAAMLLPVAMILVLATPFLIVSVAGGEAMDALSGALAFVMTPDGAKLAIAGAAAFVIILLAMSALVSIRVYERREL from the coding sequence ATGACACTCTGTAGAAGCTCGTTGAAATCACTGATCTGGTCGGGCGTGTTCACCATGGTCCTATGGATCATCCTGTTTCGCTCGCTGGTCGTCTCCGTCTCGGCGGTCGCGTTCGTCTTTCTCGTCACGATCATCTCGTCCGCCGCGACCAATGATGAAAAGACGGGCTGGAGCGCATATCGCATGACGCTGCCGGTATCCCGTCGCGACGTGGTGCTGGGGCGCTACGCGGCCCTGCTGCTCATGAGCTTGCTGCTGGCTCTGGTCCCGAGCGCGCTTGCCGCGCTGATCGCGGTGGTCTCCTCGACGATACCTTTGCCCGGGCCCCTTGCCGACGTCCTGTCGCTCGACAAGAATCCCCTCATCGCCCTGTTCGCGGTGGGCGGTGTCTGCTTCGCCTTCGGCACGGTCACCATCAGCGTCAGCCTGCCGGCGTTCTTCAAGTTCGGTCTCTCCAAAGCCGCGATGCTGTTACCGGTCGCGATGATTCTTGTGTTGGCCACCCCGTTTCTGATCGTCAGCGTCGCTGGCGGCGAGGCCATGGATGCGCTGAGCGGCGCACTCGCGTTCGTCATGACGCCGGACGGGGCCAAGCTGGCGATCGCCGGCGCTGCGGCTTTCGTGATCATCCTGCTCGCCATGAGCGCACTGGTGTCGATCCGCGTCTACGAGCGACGCGAGCTGTAG
- a CDS encoding ABC transporter ATP-binding protein, with protein MNGSDMHTAERETGATIGSAPLIEAHGLTKHYDSFSLRGIDLTVRPNEIVGLIGKNGAGKTTTIKALLGLIFADGGEASVLGAAPRDLSDGARSSLKERVGVVFDTVSVPDHLSVAEVGRIMANAFDRWDRARFIDYLKRFELEPDKRVKELSRGMSMKLSLACALSHDPDLLILDEATAGLDPLARDDVLDLLLSFVTEPGHAVLMSSHITSDLDKIADTVVCIDAGRIVFCLPKDDITDRAGIARCREVDLDAIRASGAIATGELRCLRHARDVDVLVPDRFAFMRQLPDIPCDRMTVDDYMALMLKGGDCS; from the coding sequence ATGAACGGAAGCGACATGCACACGGCCGAGCGTGAAACGGGAGCGACGATCGGCTCCGCGCCGCTGATAGAGGCGCACGGTCTCACCAAGCACTATGACAGCTTCAGCCTGCGAGGCATCGATCTCACGGTGAGACCCAACGAGATCGTAGGGCTCATCGGCAAGAACGGCGCGGGCAAGACGACGACTATCAAGGCTCTGCTCGGTCTGATCTTCGCCGATGGCGGTGAGGCGAGCGTTTTGGGTGCTGCGCCACGGGACCTGTCGGACGGTGCGCGCTCATCGCTCAAAGAGCGCGTCGGCGTGGTGTTCGATACCGTCAGTGTGCCGGATCATCTGAGCGTCGCCGAGGTGGGCCGTATCATGGCGAACGCCTTCGATCGCTGGGACCGCGCTCGATTCATCGACTATCTCAAACGGTTCGAGCTCGAACCGGACAAGAGGGTAAAGGAGCTCTCCCGCGGCATGAGCATGAAGCTCAGCCTCGCCTGCGCGCTGTCGCATGACCCCGATCTGCTCATCTTGGATGAGGCGACCGCGGGTCTCGATCCGCTGGCTCGCGATGACGTTCTCGATCTGCTGCTCAGCTTCGTGACCGAGCCGGGACACGCCGTCCTCATGTCCTCTCATATCACGTCAGATCTCGACAAGATCGCCGACACGGTGGTATGCATCGATGCAGGACGCATCGTCTTCTGCCTGCCGAAAGATGACATCACCGATCGCGCGGGCATCGCTCGATGCCGCGAGGTCGACTTGGACGCGATCAGAGCCTCGGGCGCCATCGCGACCGGGGAGCTGCGATGCCTGCGGCATGCGCGCGATGTCGATGTGCTCGTGCCCGATCGGTTCGCGTTCATGCGCCAGCTGCCGGACATCCCCTGCGACCGCATGACGGTCGACGATTACATGGCACTCATGCTGAAAGGTGGCGACTGCTCATGA
- a CDS encoding GntR family transcriptional regulator, which translates to MDIIISNSSAKPIYEQISTQIKELILTGGLSEGERLPSIRALASDLRVSVITTQRAYEDLEGQGFIDTVQGKGSYVAGGNAEIIREERLREVEALLGQAIAKARSTGLADDRLHDMLTLLQESED; encoded by the coding sequence GTGGACATCATTATCTCCAACTCGAGCGCAAAGCCCATCTATGAGCAGATCTCCACCCAGATCAAAGAGCTGATCCTGACCGGCGGGCTATCCGAGGGCGAGCGGCTCCCGAGCATCCGCGCGCTGGCAAGCGATCTGCGCGTGAGCGTGATCACCACGCAGCGCGCCTACGAGGATCTGGAGGGACAGGGATTCATCGACACGGTGCAGGGCAAGGGCAGCTATGTGGCCGGCGGGAACGCCGAGATCATCCGGGAGGAGCGGTTGCGCGAGGTCGAGGCGCTGCTCGGCCAGGCAATCGCCAAGGCGCGCTCAACCGGACTGGCCGATGACAGACTGCATGACATGCTCACGCTGTTGCAGGAAAGCGAGGACTGA
- a CDS encoding glycoside hydrolase family 2 protein, protein MMKGRRSGRFFPRKVGDMMLDIKRVLGSAKSHVREELSALATPWRESIDPDHVLSEHPRPQLMRDNYTMLNGLWDYAIVPLEQDGPLRKTAACESDEILAAMRQRSVPRDFDGQILVPFSPEAPLSGVGRTLAPDELLWYRRRIELPALEGDRRLLVHFGAVDWACAVFVDGALAGTHSGGYLPFDIDITPFANICVASEAELAVCAYDPTDAGTQLRGKQRLKPGGIWYTPQSGIWRSVWTEVVPAAYVSSLTLDGDAQGHLSIAAEIADPAGLVRGSAVLELAVSDPSRGAADGRPAEKIHVKRYASGRARATGRIRLEQPHLWSPDDPHLYRVEATLQLGANAGSLDTVSSYCAFRSVGVAPDDSGVARFFLNGSPLFLKGVLDQGYWSDGLMTAPADEALVHDIVEMKRAGFNMLRKHIKIESARWYWHCDRLGMLVWQDAVSGGGPYSLWHTSRKPTLLKASWGAFRDDTPRHRRALAADDEGYSREWIETCASMVHLLAGHPSIVTWVLFNEGWGQFDALEAAERVHRIDPSRPIDAVSGWYDQRCGDYLSHHNYFRPLTVDHRHGALRGYAAGRGCRAFIISEFGGLAQQTPDHMASPHAYGYGSFPTAAQWRDAVRRTLAEAAALEPKGLAGFVYTQLSDVEEELNGILTYDRRVNKLDDEL, encoded by the coding sequence ATGATGAAGGGTAGACGGTCGGGACGCTTCTTCCCCAGGAAAGTCGGTGACATGATGCTCGATATCAAGCGGGTGCTCGGCAGCGCGAAGAGCCATGTGCGCGAAGAGCTCTCAGCACTCGCGACGCCGTGGAGAGAATCGATCGACCCGGACCACGTACTGAGCGAGCATCCGCGGCCGCAGCTCATGCGCGACAACTATACCATGCTCAACGGCCTGTGGGACTACGCGATCGTACCGCTCGAACAAGATGGGCCGTTGCGGAAAACGGCTGCGTGCGAGAGCGATGAGATCCTTGCCGCTATGCGCCAAAGGTCCGTACCTCGTGATTTCGACGGACAGATCCTCGTGCCCTTCTCACCGGAGGCACCGCTGTCCGGTGTGGGCAGAACCCTCGCTCCTGACGAGCTGCTCTGGTATCGCCGGCGCATCGAGCTGCCGGCACTCGAGGGCGACCGGAGGCTGCTCGTGCATTTCGGAGCTGTGGACTGGGCATGCGCGGTGTTCGTCGATGGCGCGCTCGCAGGGACCCATAGCGGCGGCTATCTGCCGTTCGACATCGACATCACGCCGTTCGCCAACATATGCGTTGCATCCGAGGCTGAGCTCGCCGTGTGCGCATATGACCCCACCGACGCGGGCACCCAGCTGCGCGGCAAACAGCGGCTGAAACCGGGCGGCATCTGGTATACGCCTCAGAGCGGCATCTGGCGCAGCGTATGGACCGAGGTGGTGCCCGCTGCCTACGTCTCGTCGCTGACGCTCGACGGCGACGCGCAAGGGCATCTCTCGATCGCAGCAGAGATCGCCGATCCGGCCGGGCTTGTGCGCGGATCGGCCGTGCTCGAGCTGGCGGTGAGCGATCCGAGCAGAGGTGCCGCGGACGGCCGCCCCGCCGAGAAGATCCACGTGAAGCGATACGCTTCGGGCCGCGCGCGGGCGACCGGAAGGATCCGTCTCGAGCAGCCCCACCTCTGGTCGCCGGACGATCCTCACCTCTACCGCGTCGAAGCCACGCTGCAGCTTGGAGCGAATGCGGGATCGCTCGATACCGTGAGCAGCTACTGCGCGTTTCGCAGCGTCGGCGTGGCACCTGACGACTCCGGCGTCGCGCGCTTCTTCCTCAACGGATCCCCCCTCTTCCTCAAAGGCGTGCTCGATCAGGGGTACTGGTCCGATGGGCTTATGACCGCGCCCGCAGACGAGGCGCTCGTCCACGACATCGTCGAAATGAAGCGAGCCGGCTTCAACATGCTGCGCAAGCACATCAAGATCGAATCCGCGCGCTGGTATTGGCATTGCGACCGTCTCGGCATGCTCGTGTGGCAAGACGCCGTCTCGGGCGGCGGCCCCTACAGCCTGTGGCACACGAGCCGCAAGCCGACGCTGCTCAAAGCGTCTTGGGGAGCGTTTCGCGATGACACGCCTCGGCACCGGCGCGCCCTCGCCGCCGACGATGAGGGTTATAGCCGCGAATGGATCGAGACCTGCGCATCGATGGTGCACCTGCTCGCCGGCCATCCGTCGATCGTGACCTGGGTGCTGTTCAACGAGGGATGGGGACAGTTCGATGCGCTCGAAGCCGCCGAACGCGTGCACCGCATCGATCCCTCGCGACCGATTGACGCCGTGAGCGGCTGGTACGATCAGCGCTGCGGTGACTATCTGAGCCATCACAACTACTTCCGTCCGCTCACCGTCGATCACCGCCACGGCGCGCTGCGCGGCTATGCTGCCGGCCGAGGGTGCCGGGCGTTCATCATCTCGGAGTTCGGCGGCCTCGCCCAGCAAACCCCCGATCACATGGCCTCGCCGCACGCCTACGGCTACGGAAGCTTCCCCACCGCCGCGCAGTGGAGAGACGCCGTGCGTCGCACGCTCGCCGAGGCGGCGGCACTCGAGCCCAAGGGGCTCGCCGGGTTCGTCTACACGCAGCTCTCCGATGTGGAGGAGGAGCTCAACGGCATCCTCACCTACGATCGCCGCGTCAACAAGCTGGACGACGAGCTATAA
- a CDS encoding SOS response-associated peptidase, with translation MCSEFKMIPDEDLEYVLESVRARRAVGELPARPARNRSAYPKSVASVVVPLEGDFVLREMIWGYERPWLKVPIFNTRADTAMSPQGRNMWRDSLEHRRCIIPTLGFYEPHKSERTTSERTGRPIKQKFLFTSPLGPLLFIAGIYEDGHFSMMTTQPNACVEQIHNRMPVVLHQDELDLWSGSSYERVFDRDGFALEPTRVV, from the coding sequence ATGTGCAGCGAGTTCAAGATGATCCCCGATGAGGATCTCGAGTACGTCCTCGAGAGCGTTCGCGCTCGGCGCGCCGTCGGAGAGCTTCCCGCGCGGCCGGCTCGCAATCGTAGCGCCTATCCGAAGTCGGTCGCTTCGGTGGTGGTCCCGTTAGAGGGTGATTTCGTGCTGCGCGAGATGATCTGGGGCTACGAGCGTCCGTGGCTGAAGGTGCCCATCTTCAACACGCGAGCCGACACCGCCATGAGCCCGCAGGGGCGCAACATGTGGCGCGACTCACTTGAGCATCGACGCTGCATCATTCCCACGCTTGGTTTTTACGAGCCGCATAAATCTGAGAGGACCACAAGCGAGCGAACCGGACGGCCGATCAAGCAGAAGTTCCTGTTCACCTCGCCGCTCGGACCTCTGCTGTTCATCGCCGGCATCTACGAGGACGGCCATTTCTCGATGATGACGACCCAGCCGAACGCGTGCGTCGAGCAGATCCACAACCGGATGCCGGTGGTGCTCCACCAAGACGAGCTCGATCTGTGGAGCGGCAGCTCGTATGAGCGGGTGTTCGACAGAGACGGCTTCGCACTCGAGCCCACGCGCGTGGTGTAG
- a CDS encoding helix-turn-helix transcriptional regulator translates to MNNRVKELRVAQGLTQQQLACAVHVSSRTIISIEKGRYNPSLLLAYRLALALGTPMTELYCLAENLRREDGEESDGRQRT, encoded by the coding sequence TTGAACAACAGGGTCAAAGAACTGCGCGTCGCGCAGGGTCTCACGCAGCAGCAGCTCGCCTGTGCGGTCCATGTCTCTTCGCGCACGATCATCTCGATCGAGAAGGGCCGCTACAACCCCTCGCTGCTGCTGGCGTATCGCCTCGCGCTCGCGCTCGGCACACCCATGACCGAGCTGTACTGTCTTGCGGAGAACCTGCGTCGCGAAGACGGCGAGGAATCGGACGGCCGTCAACGAACCTGA
- a CDS encoding SOS response-associated peptidase, whose translation MCSEFKMIPDEDLECVLEIVRARRAVVELPARPARNRSAYPKSVAPVVVPLEGDFVLREMIWGYERPWLKAPIFNTRADTAMSQEGRNMWRDSLEHRRCIIPTLGFFEPHKTERTVSERTGRTIKQKFLFTSPLGPLLFIAGIYEDGHFSMMTTAPNACVEQIHNRMPVVLHQDELDLWSGSSYERVFDRDGFALEPTRVV comes from the coding sequence ATGTGCAGCGAGTTCAAGATGATCCCCGATGAGGATCTCGAGTGCGTCCTCGAGATCGTTCGCGCTCGGCGCGCCGTCGTAGAGCTTCCCGCGCGGCCGGCTCGCAATCGCAGCGCCTATCCGAAGTCGGTCGCTCCGGTGGTGGTACCGTTAGAGGGTGATTTCGTGCTGCGCGAGATGATCTGGGGCTACGAGCGGCCATGGCTGAAGGCGCCCATCTTCAACACGCGAGCCGACACCGCCATGAGCCAGGAGGGGCGCAACATGTGGCGCGACTCGCTTGAGCATCGGCGCTGCATCATACCTACGCTGGGCTTTTTCGAGCCGCATAAAACTGAGAGGACCGTGAGCGAGCGGACCGGACGGACGATCAAGCAGAAGTTCCTGTTCACCTCGCCGCTCGGACCGCTGCTGTTCATCGCCGGCATCTACGAGGACGGCCATTTCTCGATGATGACGACCGCGCCGAACGCGTGCGTCGAGCAGATCCACAACCGTATGCCGGTGGTGCTCCACCAAGACGAGCTCGATCTGTGGAGCGGCAGCTCGTATGAGCGGGTGTTCGACAGAGACGGCTTCGCGCTCGAGCCCACGCGCGTGGTGTAG
- a CDS encoding ATP-binding protein: MGGAVPMILRRKYLDQLIDFQDQDLIKVVTGVRRCGKSTLLDMMREHLASQGVARERLLSFKMESMEFDGISSYRDLHQIVREHASGVSHPYLFFDELQEIAGWERVINSLRIDMDCDIYITGSNAYLLSSELSTLLSGRYVEVEMLPLTFAEYLDFRGALWSASDSDQADLLEMADGSIATLGRMLEQYRRFGGLPFLALRKPELSAHRAYCKSLYDTVMVRDILQRDRRRDRRHLTSPELLERVCAFLANNVGNECSMNRIATALSAEGSSVSNQTVDAYAAALTEAYLFYPVRRYDIRGRELLKTGAKRYIVDTGIRSYLEGYRNADSGRVLENMIFLQLAFDGYEVTVGKLRGGEVDFVATKADERIYMQVCMDISSAATMERELRPLRAIRDAYPKLVITMGGPHPTDVDGIRIVDAQDFLLHRV, encoded by the coding sequence ATGGGAGGTGCAGTTCCGATGATACTGCGGCGGAAATATCTCGACCAACTTATCGATTTCCAGGATCAGGATCTGATCAAAGTCGTCACCGGTGTTCGGCGGTGCGGGAAATCGACACTGCTCGACATGATGCGCGAGCATCTGGCGAGCCAAGGGGTTGCGCGCGAGCGGCTTCTCTCGTTCAAGATGGAGTCCATGGAGTTCGATGGCATAAGCAGCTATCGCGATCTCCATCAGATCGTTCGAGAGCACGCCAGCGGTGTCTCACATCCATATCTGTTCTTCGATGAGCTGCAGGAGATCGCCGGATGGGAGAGAGTCATCAACTCGCTTCGCATCGACATGGACTGCGACATATATATCACCGGATCGAATGCCTATCTGCTTTCCAGCGAGCTGTCCACGCTGCTTTCCGGCCGCTATGTCGAAGTCGAGATGCTGCCGCTCACGTTCGCCGAGTACCTGGACTTTCGCGGCGCTCTCTGGTCTGCGAGCGACAGTGATCAGGCGGATCTCCTCGAGATGGCTGACGGGTCGATCGCGACACTCGGGCGCATGCTCGAGCAATATCGACGCTTTGGAGGACTTCCGTTTCTCGCGTTGCGCAAGCCAGAGCTCTCCGCGCATCGGGCCTACTGCAAATCGCTGTATGACACAGTCATGGTGCGCGACATACTGCAGCGTGATCGTCGCCGTGATCGTCGTCACCTCACCAGTCCTGAGCTGCTGGAACGGGTTTGTGCCTTTCTCGCGAACAATGTTGGCAACGAGTGCTCGATGAACCGCATCGCGACTGCTCTGAGCGCTGAGGGGTCTAGTGTGAGCAATCAGACCGTGGATGCCTACGCAGCTGCACTCACCGAGGCGTACCTGTTTTACCCTGTGCGCAGATACGATATCCGCGGCCGGGAGTTGCTGAAGACCGGTGCCAAGCGCTACATCGTGGATACGGGGATCAGAAGCTATCTGGAAGGTTATCGAAACGCAGACTCGGGAAGAGTGTTGGAAAACATGATCTTTCTCCAGCTGGCTTTCGATGGGTATGAGGTGACGGTCGGCAAACTGCGCGGCGGAGAGGTCGACTTTGTCGCAACGAAAGCCGATGAACGCATCTACATGCAAGTCTGCATGGATATTTCCAGCGCTGCCACGATGGAACGCGAACTGAGGCCCTTGCGGGCAATTCGTGATGCCTATCCGAAGCTGGTCATCACCATGGGTGGACCTCATCCGACCGACGTCGATGGAATCCGGATCGTGGATGCGCAGGATTTTCTGCTGCATCGCGTCTGA
- a CDS encoding sugar phosphate isomerase/epimerase family protein encodes MTATAVQQVMLGSVARSERSAAAALSAIREAGYDAIELNGFMIAPAGLVVRSLTRAAGMPVGRAGRLDWARLVEDAGLSVVALHTDLGGLKRDPSPFIASARRFGTHLAVITGMYRFDYSSESAVRGLCEDLNSCGAVLAKEGVELLYHNHNAELSYVSPGQRAFDVLIEQTDPDLVNFELDTYWLCEAGADPLAWMKRLGRRMRLHHISDRGFRMKTKHVTPILTSDTTELGSGNMDLDPLIRQALDVDVEGIILETHRNWVDRSPIKSLQTSGDYLRSRICAD; translated from the coding sequence ATGACTGCAACTGCCGTACAACAGGTCATGCTCGGTTCGGTCGCACGCTCGGAGCGCAGCGCGGCTGCAGCGCTGAGCGCGATTCGCGAAGCTGGCTACGATGCGATCGAGCTCAATGGCTTCATGATCGCACCGGCGGGATTGGTCGTGCGATCACTCACCCGCGCAGCGGGCATGCCGGTCGGACGCGCGGGACGGCTGGACTGGGCGCGGCTCGTCGAGGACGCCGGATTGTCCGTGGTAGCCTTGCACACGGACTTGGGTGGTCTCAAACGCGATCCTTCGCCCTTCATCGCCTCGGCTCGCCGCTTCGGCACGCACCTCGCGGTCATCACCGGCATGTATCGGTTCGACTATTCAAGCGAATCCGCCGTCCGAGGGCTATGCGAAGATCTCAACAGCTGCGGAGCCGTTCTGGCCAAAGAGGGAGTCGAGCTGCTGTATCACAACCATAACGCTGAGCTCAGCTATGTGAGCCCCGGCCAGCGCGCTTTTGATGTCCTCATCGAGCAGACCGATCCCGACCTGGTGAATTTCGAGCTTGATACGTATTGGTTATGCGAGGCCGGCGCCGATCCGCTGGCGTGGATGAAACGGCTCGGGCGGCGCATGCGCCTGCACCATATCTCAGACCGTGGATTTCGAATGAAGACCAAGCATGTCACCCCTATTCTCACCTCGGATACCACTGAGCTCGGTAGTGGCAACATGGACTTGGATCCCCTGATTCGGCAGGCCCTTGACGTCGACGTCGAAGGCATCATCCTGGAGACACATCGAAACTGGGTTGATCGGTCCCCGATCAAGAGCCTGCAGACGAGCGGCGACTACCTGAGGTCCCGGATCTGCGCCGACTGA